Proteins encoded together in one Callospermophilus lateralis isolate mCalLat2 unplaced genomic scaffold, mCalLat2.hap1 Scaffold_63, whole genome shotgun sequence window:
- the LOC143389556 gene encoding SH3 domain-containing kinase-binding protein 1 — protein sequence MVEAIVEFDYQAQHDDELTISVGEVITNIRKEDGGWWEGQINGRRGLFPDNFVREIKKDMKKDPLSNKAPEKPVHDVSSGNSLLSSETILRTNKRGERRRRRCQVAFSYLPQNDDELELKVGDIIEVVGEVEEGWWEGVLNGKTGMFPSNFIKELSGESDELGISQDEQMSKSSLRETTGSESDGGDSSSTKSEGANGTMVTAAIQPKKVKGVGFGDIFKDKPIKLRPRSIEVENDFLPVEKTIGKKLPPATVTPDPSKTEMDSRTKSKDYCKVIFPYEAQNDDELTIKEGDIVTLINKDCIDVGWWEGELNGRRGVFPDNFVKLLPPDFDKEGNRRKKPPPPSAPVIKQGAGTTERKHELKKIPPERPETLPNRTEEKERPEREPKLDLQKPSVPAIPPKKPRPPKTNSLNRPGALPPRRPERPVGPLTHSRGDGPKIELTGSTLASILDKDLSDRSNDIDLEGFDSMVSSTEKLSHPTTSRPKATGRRPPSQWLTSSSLSSPDIFDFPSPEEDKEEHISLAHRGVDVSKKTSKTVTISQVSDNKASLPPKPGTMAAGGGGPASLSSVASSPLSSSLGTAGHRANSPSLFSTEGKPKMEPVASSQAAVEELRTQVRELRSIIETMKDRQKREIKQLLSELDEEKKIRLRLQMEVNDIKKALQSK from the coding sequence ATGGTGGAGGCCATAGTGGAGTTTGATTACCAGGCCCAGCACGATGATGAACTGACGATCAGCGTGGGTGAGGTCATCACCAACATCAGGAAGGAGGATGGAGGCTGGTGGGAGGGACAGATCAACGGCAGGAGAGGTTTGTTCCCTGACAACTTTGtaagagaaataaagaaagatatgAAGAAAGACCCTCTCTCCAACAAAGCTCCGGAAAAGCCCGTGCACGATGTGTCCAGTGGAAACTCTTTGCTGTCTTCTGAAACAATTTTAAGAACCAATAAGCGAGGGGAGCGACGGAGGCGCCGATGCCAGGTGGCGTTCAGCTACCTGCCCCAGAATGATGACGAGCTTGAGCTGAAAGTCGGTGACATCATAGAGGTGGTaggagaggtggaggaaggaTGGTGGGAAGGTGTTCTCAATGGGAAGACTGGAATGTTTCCTTCCAACTTCATCAAGGAACTGTCAGGGGAATCAGATGAACTCGGCATTTCTCAGGATGAGCAGATGTCCAAGTCAAGCTTAAGGGAAACCACAGGCTCAGAGAGTGATGGGGGTGACTCCAGCAGTACCAAGTCTGAAGGTGCCAACGGGACAATGGTAACTGCGGCCATCCAGCCCAAGAAAGTTAAGGGAGTGGGCTTTGGAGATATTTTCAAAGACAAGCCAATCAAACTAAGACCAAGGTCAATTGAAGTAGAAAACGACTTTCTGCCAGTAGAAAAGACTATTGGGAAGAAATTGCCTCCAGCTACAGTGACTCCAGACCCATCGAAAACAGAAATGGACAGCAGGACAAAGAGCAAAGATTACTGCAAAGTAATATTTCCATATGAGGCACAGAATGACGATGAATTGACAATCAAAGAAGGAGATATAGTAACTCTCATCAATAAGGACTGCATCGATGTTGGCTGGTGGGAAGGAGAGCTCAATGGCAGACGAGGCGTGTTCCCTGATAACTTCGTGAAGTTACTTCCACCGGACTTTGACAAGGAGGGGAATAGACGCAAGAAACCACCACCTCCATCTGCTCCTGTCATCAAACAAGGCGCAGGTACAACAgagagaaaacatgaacttaaaaAGATACCTCCTGAAAGACCAGAAACGCTGCCAAAcagaacagaagaaaaagaaagaccagAGAGAGAGCCAAAACTGGACTTACAGAAGCCCTCCGTTCCTGCCATCCCACCAAAAAAGCCTCGGCCACCTAAGACCAATTCTCTCAACCGACCTGGTGCACTGCCCCCAAGAAGGCCAGAGCGACCAGTGGGCCCACTGACTCATTCCAGGGGTGACGGTCCAAAGATTGAATTGACAGGCAGTACGCTAGccagcatcctggacaaggatctcTCGGATCGCAGCAATGACATTGACCTAGAAGGTTTTGACTCCATGGTATCCTCTACTGAGAAACTCAGTCACCCAACCACAAGCAGACCAAAAGCTACAGGGAGGCGGCCCCCATCCCAGTGGCTCACATCTTCCTCCCTTTCAAGCCCCGATATCTTTGACTTCCCAAGTCCCGAAGAAGATAAAGAGGAACACATTTCGCTTGCGCACAGAGGAGTAGACGTGTCAAAGAAGACTTCAAAGACTGTTACCATATCCCAAGTGTCTGACAACAAGGCATCCCTGCCGCCCAAGCCAGGGACCATGGCAGCAGGCGGCGGCGGACCAGCCTCTCTGTCCTCGGTGGCATCCTCCCCACTGTCGTCCTCTTTGGGAACAGCTGGACACAGAGCCAACTCCCCATCTCTGTTCAGCACAGAAGGAAAACCAAAGATGGAGCCTGTAGCCAGCAGCCAGGCGGCTGTGGAGGAGCTAAGGACACAGGTCCGCGAGCTAAGGAGCATCATTGAGACCATGAAGGACCGGCAGAAACGAGAGATTAAGCAGTTACTGTCAGAGTTGGATGAAGAGAAGAAAATCCGGCTTCGGTTGCAGATGGAAGTGAATGACATAAAGAAAGCTCTTCAATCAAAATGA